Proteins from a genomic interval of Clostridium cochlearium:
- a CDS encoding DUF4351 domain-containing protein, whose protein sequence is MSYETRPQTYDETIKILEKKDYRGIAEFILPSVKDAEEVSLEHTQLSVPDMREMDFLTRVNMNSESFILHIEFETAYKSNTEMMKRMLRYYTYIKWHNDLPIYQVLMVLKEPTNVKNIEGSFKSTVQDLDVMQYQYKVIKAYEIDKYEVLKDKQVVLYPLRVFMKHDGESEEEHILECLTAVESLPDKDYYFLTVQCVKKLYEKSKYKKFVKEEILMQSSLYREPYEKGKIEGEAKMVIKLLTKRFGVIPPELRKRIESLDSETLDRIMDEALSYESIKDVEKTLQ, encoded by the coding sequence ATGTCTTATGAAACAAGGCCACAAACTTATGATGAAACGATTAAAATTTTAGAAAAGAAAGATTATAGAGGGATAGCAGAGTTTATACTACCTTCAGTAAAGGATGCGGAAGAGGTTTCTTTAGAACATACACAACTATCAGTTCCAGACATGAGGGAGATGGACTTTTTAACAAGAGTTAATATGAACTCGGAAAGTTTTATACTTCATATAGAATTCGAAACGGCTTACAAAAGCAACACTGAAATGATGAAAAGAATGCTTAGATATTATACTTATATAAAATGGCATAATGACTTGCCAATTTATCAAGTACTTATGGTACTAAAAGAACCAACTAATGTAAAAAATATAGAAGGTAGTTTTAAAAGCACAGTACAAGATTTAGATGTGATGCAGTACCAATACAAAGTAATTAAAGCATATGAAATTGATAAATATGAAGTACTAAAAGATAAGCAAGTGGTATTATATCCTTTAAGAGTATTTATGAAGCATGATGGAGAGAGTGAAGAAGAACATATTTTGGAATGTCTAACAGCTGTGGAATCACTTCCAGACAAAGACTATTATTTTCTTACAGTTCAATGCGTTAAAAAGTTGTATGAAAAGAGTAAATATAAAAAGTTTGTAAAGGAGGAGATCCTAATGCAATCATCACTATACAGAGAGCCTTATGAAAAGGGAAAAATAGAAGGCGAAGCTAAAATGGTTATAAAACTTTTAACCAAAAGATTTGGTGTTATCCCACCAGAATTAAGAAAAAGGATAGAGTCATTAGACTCTGAAACTCTAGATAGAATTATGGATGAAGCCCTCTCATATGAGAGTATTAAGGATGTTGAAAAGACACTTCAATAG
- a CDS encoding transposase, with protein MYKKREWFPNSEYHITSRGNRRNDIFRDEEDFQVYITIIENSLEHFKGQFELICYCLMDNHVHLLLKSKDRHIKFLMSRINSIYAKYFNEKYNYCGHLYEKRYFSELIEKDSQLLETSRYIHLNPVKANMVEKPEDYKWSSYKMYIGQEKEKLIKSDRVLNYFKEENKRELYKEFIEEYIKIKMLKEVK; from the coding sequence ATGTATAAAAAAAGAGAATGGTTTCCAAACTCAGAATATCATATAACAAGTAGAGGAAACAGAAGGAATGATATTTTTAGAGATGAAGAAGATTTTCAAGTTTATATTACAATTATTGAAAATTCTTTAGAACATTTTAAAGGTCAGTTTGAACTAATTTGTTATTGCCTTATGGATAATCATGTACATCTTTTACTAAAGAGCAAAGATAGACATATAAAATTTTTAATGTCTAGAATAAATAGCATATATGCAAAGTATTTTAATGAAAAATACAATTATTGTGGACATTTATATGAAAAAAGATATTTTTCAGAGCTAATAGAAAAGGATTCACAACTTTTAGAAACTAGTAGATATATTCATTTAAATCCAGTAAAAGCAAATATGGTTGAAAAGCCAGAAGACTATAAATGGAGTAGTTATAAAATGTATATAGGACAAGAAAAAGAGAAATTAATTAAATCAGATAGGGTATTAAATTATTTTAAAGAAGAAAATAAAAGAGAATTATATAAAGAATTTATAGAAGAATATATAAAAATAAAAATGTTAAAAGAGGTGAAATAA
- a CDS encoding magnesium chelatase domain-containing protein: MASVINSFAIKGIDAYVVKIETDTIYGKPSVSIVGLGDASIKESKERLEASIKHNRYEFPKMKIVINLAPCDMKKSGSHFDLGMAIGILLQSNQIIFEEINNFAFIGELSLNGELRPVTGVLPMAIEAKKAGIKNIILPKDNYKEAKLVGGVNIFPFENLEQVINFMQNGDTYNFEIIADENKNQTKNYLDFKDVQGQDTVINFVVAAAAGEHNLKD; the protein is encoded by the coding sequence TTGGCATCAGTAATAAATAGCTTTGCAATTAAAGGAATAGATGCATATGTTGTAAAAATAGAAACAGACACAATATATGGTAAGCCCTCCGTTTCCATTGTAGGATTGGGAGATGCATCTATAAAAGAATCAAAAGAAAGATTAGAAGCTTCTATAAAGCATAATAGATATGAATTTCCTAAAATGAAAATAGTTATAAACTTAGCACCCTGTGACATGAAAAAAAGTGGTTCCCATTTTGACTTAGGTATGGCTATAGGAATACTTTTGCAGAGTAATCAAATAATATTTGAAGAAATAAATAACTTTGCGTTTATAGGAGAACTGTCTTTAAATGGAGAATTAAGACCTGTAACAGGAGTTCTTCCTATGGCAATAGAAGCTAAAAAAGCAGGAATTAAAAACATAATATTACCAAAGGATAATTATAAAGAAGCAAAACTTGTAGGTGGAGTTAATATATTTCCCTTTGAAAATTTAGAGCAGGTAATTAATTTTATGCAAAATGGAGATACATATAATTTTGAAATTATTGCTGATGAAAATAAAAATCAAACTAAGAATTATTTAGACTTCAAAGATGTACAGGGACAAGACACAGTAATTAATTTTGTAGTAGCAGCTGCTGCAGGTGAACATAATTTAAAAGATTAA
- a CDS encoding ATP-binding protein has protein sequence MARVKYSQCYPANFMLVAAMNPCPCGYYGDEKCHCTDYEVLKYRSKISGPVLDRIDIQKYVNSVNFKDLSNYKKGRSSKELKDIVENARKIQNERFKNCDKINSNSQMPTALIKEFCTLDSESTKLLGTAYDKFNFSARSYYKFLRVARTFADLEGEINIRKHHIVKALLCRDLEKEQSKMMVV, from the coding sequence ATTGCAAGAGTAAAATATTCTCAATGCTATCCAGCTAATTTTATGTTAGTAGCCGCAATGAACCCTTGTCCGTGTGGCTATTATGGAGATGAAAAATGTCATTGTACTGATTATGAAGTTTTAAAATATAGAAGCAAAATATCAGGACCTGTCCTAGACAGAATAGATATACAAAAGTATGTAAATTCCGTTAATTTCAAAGATTTATCTAATTATAAAAAAGGAAGAAGTTCTAAAGAATTAAAAGACATAGTGGAGAATGCTAGAAAAATACAAAATGAAAGATTTAAAAATTGTGACAAAATAAATTCTAACTCGCAAATGCCAACTGCACTTATAAAGGAATTTTGTACATTGGATAGTGAAAGTACTAAACTTTTAGGAACTGCATATGATAAATTTAATTTTAGTGCTCGTTCCTATTATAAATTTTTGAGAGTTGCAAGAACCTTTGCAGATTTAGAGGGTGAAATTAATATAAGAAAGCATCACATAGTTAAAGCACTATTATGTAGAGATTTGGAAAAAGAACAAAGTAAAATGATGGTGGTATAA
- the dprA gene encoding DNA-processing protein DprA, with protein sequence MENLVFYIWLTTIKGLGPVLSRRLLNYYKNPEIIYNLTKDAPILLYYKGNLNKNLKGVAIVGARRCSEYGKDIAIESASYLAKRGITVISGMAKGIDGYAHTACLKNGGYTVAVLGCGVDICYPKEHSELMKKIIENGVVLSEYSSGTRPEKNNFPKRNKLISFLSEKVLVVEAGEKSGSLITSKYAKKQNKVVLAPPNNKYLKGFTGTNKLIKEGAQIYLEPNQLLIEGMKEKNKDIIKNIKNEQNIHSDLESKILNLLKNKSLTIDEIINVVKIDKDKIINILLNLELQGELQTISGGRYAVLCS encoded by the coding sequence ATGGAAAACTTAGTGTTTTATATTTGGTTAACTACAATAAAGGGACTTGGACCAGTATTATCAAGAAGGTTATTAAATTATTATAAAAATCCTGAGATAATCTATAATTTAACTAAAGATGCTCCTATATTGTTATATTATAAGGGAAATCTTAATAAAAATTTAAAGGGAGTTGCTATAGTAGGGGCGAGAAGATGTAGTGAATATGGTAAAGATATAGCAATAGAATCTGCTTCATACTTAGCAAAACGAGGTATAACAGTTATAAGTGGTATGGCTAAAGGAATAGATGGATATGCACATACCGCTTGTTTGAAAAATGGTGGTTACACAGTAGCTGTTTTAGGATGTGGAGTAGATATATGTTATCCAAAAGAACATAGTGAATTAATGAAAAAAATTATAGAAAATGGTGTAGTTTTATCTGAATATTCTTCAGGAACTAGACCTGAAAAAAATAATTTTCCTAAAAGAAATAAATTAATAAGTTTCCTTTCAGAAAAAGTATTGGTGGTGGAAGCTGGAGAGAAAAGTGGATCTCTTATAACTTCAAAATATGCAAAAAAGCAAAATAAAGTTGTTTTAGCACCACCTAATAATAAATACTTAAAAGGATTTACAGGTACAAATAAATTGATAAAAGAAGGAGCACAAATATATTTAGAACCTAATCAATTACTTATTGAAGGCATGAAAGAAAAAAATAAAGATATTATTAAAAACATAAAAAATGAACAAAATATACATAGTGATTTAGAAAGTAAAATATTAAATTTATTAAAAAATAAAAGTTTAACAATAGATGAAATAATAAATGTAGTAAAAATAGATAAAGATAAAATAATTAACATACTTCTTAATTTAGAACTTCAAGGTGAGTTACAAACCATAAGTGGTGGAAGATATGCTGTATTATGTTCATGA
- a CDS encoding DUF4351 domain-containing protein, whose translation MSYETRPQTYDETIRVLGKKDYRGIAEFVLPVVKEADEISLEHAKLSIPDMIEMDFLAKVNINEESFILHIEFESAYKSNTEMLKRMLKYYTYIKWHNDLPIYQVLVVLKKPENVKNIQGSFESTVQDLDILKYNYKVIKAYEIDKSEILKEGKVVLYPLRVFMKHDEIDEEKHIEECLEEVEKLEDKDYYFLTVECIKKLYKESKYEKYVKEEILMQSSLYREPYEKGIKEGELKGRREEKIETTIRLLTKKFGTMPEEVKEAISKLDLVTLELMIDEIFEYKSLDDIKKYIQ comes from the coding sequence ATGTCTTATGAAACAAGGCCACAAACCTATGATGAAACGATTAGAGTATTAGGGAAAAAGGATTATAGAGGAATTGCTGAGTTCGTTTTACCAGTTGTAAAAGAAGCTGATGAAATATCTCTTGAACATGCAAAGCTATCTATACCTGATATGATAGAAATGGATTTTTTAGCAAAAGTTAATATAAATGAAGAGAGTTTTATTCTTCACATAGAATTTGAATCTGCATATAAAAGTAATACAGAAATGCTAAAAAGAATGCTTAAATATTATACTTATATAAAATGGCATAATGACTTGCCAATATATCAAGTGCTTGTAGTATTAAAGAAACCAGAGAATGTAAAGAATATTCAAGGAAGCTTTGAGAGCACAGTTCAAGATTTAGATATTTTGAAATATAATTATAAGGTGATTAAAGCATATGAGATAGATAAAAGTGAAATACTAAAAGAAGGAAAAGTTGTACTGTATCCACTTAGGGTATTTATGAAGCATGATGAAATAGATGAGGAAAAGCATATAGAAGAATGTTTAGAGGAAGTAGAAAAATTAGAAGATAAAGATTATTATTTTCTAACAGTGGAGTGCATAAAAAAACTTTACAAAGAAAGCAAGTATGAAAAGTATGTAAAGGAGGAGATATTAATGCAGTCATCACTATACAGAGAGCCCTATGAAAAAGGGATAAAAGAAGGCGAATTAAAAGGAAGAAGAGAAGAAAAAATAGAAACAACTATAAGATTACTAACCAAAAAATTTGGAACTATGCCAGAGGAAGTAAAAGAGGCTATATCTAAATTGGATTTAGTAACCTTAGAGCTTATGATTGACGAAATTTTTGAATATAAGAGTTTGGATGATATTAAAAAATATATCCAGTAA
- a CDS encoding response regulator transcription factor, producing the protein MKILVVDDEKSIINLIRINLALEGYKVLEALNGKDAISIFKKEEPDLVLLDIMLPDLDGYEVLKELQNIDASKPIIFLTAKNQMNSKLLGLQLGAEDYITKPFDNRELVLRIRTIYRRINRYKISQKYEIDLDHNVLQHANIKVLKNERKVFIENAEIRLTYKEFNMLSLMMKNYGRVFTREELLEKVWGYDFYGNSRAVDILITRLRDKMGNYKAYIQTVYGVGYKFEVDSNED; encoded by the coding sequence ATGAAGATACTGGTTGTAGATGATGAAAAAAGTATAATAAATCTCATAAGAATAAATTTAGCTTTAGAGGGCTATAAAGTATTAGAAGCATTAAATGGGAAGGATGCTATAAGTATTTTTAAAAAAGAAGAGCCTGATTTAGTTTTATTAGATATAATGCTTCCGGACTTAGATGGATATGAAGTTTTAAAAGAGTTACAAAATATAGATGCAAGTAAACCAATTATATTTTTGACAGCCAAAAATCAAATGAATAGTAAATTATTAGGTTTGCAATTAGGAGCAGAAGACTATATTACCAAACCTTTTGACAATAGAGAGCTTGTATTAAGAATAAGGACTATATATAGGAGAATAAATAGATACAAGATAAGTCAGAAGTATGAAATAGATTTAGACCATAACGTTTTACAACATGCTAATATAAAAGTATTAAAAAATGAGAGAAAAGTATTTATTGAAAATGCAGAAATTAGACTTACTTATAAGGAATTTAATATGTTATCACTTATGATGAAAAACTATGGTAGAGTTTTTACTAGAGAAGAGTTATTGGAAAAAGTATGGGGATATGATTTTTATGGAAATTCTAGAGCAGTGGATATTTTAATAACTAGATTGAGAGATAAAATGGGAAATTATAAGGCATATATTCAAACGGTATATGGAGTAGGGTATAAGTTTGAGGTAGATAGTAATGAGGATTAG
- a CDS encoding HAMP domain-containing protein, protein MRISIRNKIILMNTIILIPMIIVIYIATIKILYLNLIKKSVEYLKSESYNSQIYVMDYIKRESDFKPNDVIKNMGPFIAQYIANNLKCTTQIYNNNLDLLGESEDSEGINYNEDVVAAVNGNKCYKIYKNFQKRYILFSSPIYSGDESIGCIRYIYDLEEDMLVVKKTIYSVFLVIISLTALSLILNNILSKEILSPIIKLKKASYNLKNGIFDKKIEIDTNDELYELGETFNEMSENLEVYIKTLKEEKEKQYRFFNNATHQLKTPLTSIIGYSDLIQRISNNKEGNMIEVFINADKSMAHLIVDK, encoded by the coding sequence ATGAGGATTAGTATAAGAAATAAAATAATATTAATGAACACCATAATATTAATACCTATGATAATTGTAATATATATAGCTACAATAAAAATATTATATTTAAATTTAATTAAGAAGTCTGTGGAATATTTAAAAAGCGAGAGTTACAATAGTCAAATTTATGTAATGGATTACATAAAAAGAGAAAGTGATTTTAAACCTAATGATGTGATAAAAAATATGGGACCTTTTATAGCACAATATATAGCCAATAATTTAAAATGTACAACTCAAATATATAATAATAATTTAGATTTATTAGGGGAATCAGAAGATAGTGAAGGTATAAATTATAATGAAGATGTTGTTGCAGCAGTAAACGGAAATAAGTGTTATAAAATATATAAAAATTTTCAAAAGAGATATATTTTGTTTTCTAGTCCTATTTATTCAGGAGATGAATCTATAGGATGTATAAGATACATATACGATTTAGAGGAAGATATGTTAGTAGTAAAAAAGACAATATATAGCGTGTTTTTAGTAATAATAAGTTTAACAGCATTAAGCTTGATATTAAATAATATATTATCAAAAGAAATTTTATCTCCTATAATAAAACTAAAAAAAGCTTCCTATAATTTAAAAAATGGTATATTTGATAAGAAAATAGAAATAGACACCAATGATGAACTATATGAGTTAGGAGAAACCTTTAACGAAATGTCTGAAAACCTAGAAGTATATATAAAGACATTAAAAGAAGAAAAGGAAAAGCAGTATAGATTTTTTAACAATGCAACTCATCAATTAAAAACTCCATTGACTTCAATAATAGGATATTCTGATTTAATACAGAGAATATCAAATAATAAAGAAGGTAATATGATAGAAGTATTTATTAATGCAGATAAGAGTATGGCACATCTTATAGTAGACAAATAA
- a CDS encoding ABC transporter substrate-binding protein: MKKLITIILLTVSILTLTACGNTTKKDKVLNIGINQIVEYVALDDNREGFIKALEEAGYKDGDNIKIDYKNAQGDIGVSQSIAQKFVSDKKDLVFAIGTPAAQSVFNATKETPIIISAVTDPIEAGLADSLEKPGKNVSGTLDYLPVENQLKLLKDLVPKAKKIGFIYNTSEVNSEVQLNELKKVAKDYEIITTGVTSTNEVNNAIVNLVNKIDVLYVPTDQLVVSSMPIIVKHTLDAKIPIIAAEKGSVESGALGTVGIDYYQLGYEAGKMAVAVLKGEDISKMPIKMPSKTEIYINKNTLEKLGINKSNLDNVKYIEK, from the coding sequence ATGAAAAAATTAATAACAATAATATTATTAACAGTCAGCATTTTAACCCTAACAGCTTGTGGAAATACTACAAAAAAAGACAAAGTTTTAAATATAGGAATAAATCAAATAGTAGAATATGTAGCCTTAGATGATAATAGAGAAGGATTTATAAAAGCACTAGAAGAAGCAGGATATAAAGACGGAGATAATATAAAAATAGATTATAAAAATGCTCAAGGAGATATAGGGGTATCACAAAGCATAGCTCAAAAATTTGTTTCGGATAAAAAGGATTTGGTTTTTGCCATAGGAACACCAGCAGCTCAAAGTGTATTTAATGCAACAAAAGAAACCCCTATAATAATTAGTGCAGTTACTGATCCAATAGAAGCAGGACTTGCTGATTCTTTAGAAAAACCAGGGAAAAATGTATCAGGAACTTTAGATTATCTACCTGTGGAAAATCAGTTGAAATTATTAAAGGATCTTGTACCAAAAGCAAAGAAAATAGGATTTATATACAACACCAGCGAAGTTAATTCAGAAGTACAATTAAATGAATTAAAAAAGGTTGCAAAGGATTATGAAATTATTACAACAGGGGTAACTAGTACTAATGAAGTAAATAATGCCATAGTTAATTTAGTAAACAAAATAGACGTTTTATATGTGCCAACAGATCAATTAGTAGTATCATCTATGCCTATAATAGTAAAACATACACTAGATGCTAAAATACCTATAATTGCAGCAGAAAAGGGAAGTGTAGAATCAGGAGCGTTGGGAACAGTGGGCATTGATTACTATCAATTAGGTTATGAAGCAGGTAAAATGGCAGTAGCAGTATTAAAAGGAGAAGATATTTCTAAAATGCCAATAAAAATGCCAAGTAAAACAGAAATATATATAAATAAAAATACATTAGAAAAACTAGGTATTAATAAATCCAATTTAGATAATGTGAAATATATAGAAAAATAG
- a CDS encoding transglutaminase domain-containing protein, with translation MKKLFRGFLTIVFLTLSLNTCYAMDANNKQYVNKNISVVNNLYNSLDNQNSNFNFAIENSKKASSLQQLKSLLKTSMENREPSIVINYRGMDCYNGNNVDIHKIKDIIEKTLDEDHYLKYSIKEYNIKVSGYYGDIIIKFDFQYLTTKNQEEYVDRKVESILSEIITDDMNDYAKEKAIHDYIVRNVQYDTSLQEHSAYSALAKGKAVCQGYSLLMLKMLQKVGIKSIIVESIPMNHAWNMVYIDNKWYHVDVTWDEQVSDLPNRIAYDYYNLTDDEISQNIKGNRHIWDMEEYPSAIHPYDSSLLKKEFANIKLKISNNIMFNIKLNKKVDIKKVDLFDKDKLLESTNNVNGNTVTMDYKGDLEEKPYKLKITLADGTTCFSSVTIYPTSEVIEIDNKNKLVKVKALIDGQLSINGKLSGKVKKGEILTVYKDQTLVVVPSMSK, from the coding sequence ATGAAAAAGTTATTTAGAGGATTTTTAACTATTGTTTTCTTAACTTTATCCTTAAACACTTGCTATGCTATGGATGCTAACAATAAACAGTATGTTAATAAAAATATTTCCGTAGTTAATAACTTATATAATTCTTTAGATAATCAAAACAGCAATTTTAATTTTGCTATTGAAAATTCTAAGAAAGCATCATCATTACAACAACTTAAATCTTTATTAAAAACTTCAATGGAAAATAGAGAACCTAGTATAGTGATAAATTATAGGGGGATGGACTGCTATAATGGAAATAATGTTGATATTCATAAAATAAAAGATATTATAGAAAAAACACTAGATGAAGATCATTATCTAAAATATTCAATAAAAGAATACAACATTAAAGTATCAGGATATTATGGTGATATAATCATTAAATTTGATTTTCAGTATTTGACTACAAAGAACCAGGAAGAATATGTAGACAGAAAAGTTGAAAGTATATTATCTGAAATAATAACTGATGATATGAATGATTATGCAAAAGAAAAGGCTATACATGACTATATAGTAAGAAATGTCCAATATGATACATCCCTACAAGAGCACAGTGCCTATTCAGCACTAGCAAAAGGGAAAGCAGTTTGCCAAGGATATTCGCTATTAATGCTTAAAATGTTACAAAAGGTAGGAATTAAAAGTATAATTGTAGAGAGTATACCTATGAATCATGCTTGGAATATGGTGTATATAGATAATAAATGGTATCATGTGGATGTTACGTGGGATGAACAGGTTTCAGATTTGCCAAATAGAATTGCCTATGACTATTATAACTTAACAGATGATGAAATAAGTCAAAATATTAAAGGAAATAGGCATATATGGGATATGGAAGAATACCCATCAGCTATTCATCCATATGATTCAAGTTTACTTAAAAAAGAGTTTGCAAATATAAAATTAAAAATATCAAATAATATAATGTTTAATATAAAATTAAACAAAAAAGTAGATATTAAAAAAGTTGATTTATTTGATAAAGATAAACTTTTAGAATCTACAAATAATGTTAATGGTAATACTGTTACTATGGACTACAAAGGTGATTTAGAAGAAAAACCATATAAATTAAAAATTACATTAGCAGATGGAACAACTTGCTTTTCTAGTGTTACAATATACCCTACATCTGAAGTTATAGAAATAGATAATAAAAATAAGCTTGTAAAAGTAAAAGCTTTAATTGATGGACAACTTTCTATTAATGGTAAATTAAGTGGTAAAGTTAAAAAAGGTGAAATACTAACTGTTTATAAAGATCAAACATTAGTAGTTGTACCTTCTATGAGTAAATAA